A section of the Gemmatimonadales bacterium genome encodes:
- a CDS encoding PASTA domain-containing protein has product MAGSGYLVAALVLFPSPLLPNERNVTRVIGLGADEARQELQQKGLSVEIAGTEPHPTAASGAIIWQDPAEGTAVPRGSVVRLTVSGGPPRVMVPDVRGLDLDLAQRLLKAVGLTVGAVDTVDEKGAMSGVAVGTEPPARDSLAMGRSVIIYLSR; this is encoded by the coding sequence ATGGCGGGGTCGGGCTATCTTGTGGCCGCGCTCGTGCTCTTCCCGTCGCCGCTGCTGCCCAACGAGCGGAACGTGACGCGGGTGATCGGACTCGGCGCGGACGAAGCGCGGCAAGAGCTGCAGCAGAAGGGGCTATCGGTTGAGATCGCGGGAACCGAACCGCACCCGACCGCGGCGAGCGGCGCGATCATCTGGCAGGACCCGGCCGAGGGCACCGCGGTCCCGCGCGGCTCGGTGGTCAGGCTCACCGTCAGCGGTGGCCCGCCTCGGGTGATGGTGCCCGACGTGCGCGGCCTGGACCTCGACCTGGCGCAGCGTCTACTGAAGGCTGTCGGCCTCACCGTCGGCGCGGTGGACACCGTGGACGAGAAGGGCGCGATGTCCGGCGTCGCGGTGGGCACCGAGCCACCCGCGCGGGACAGTTTGGCGATGGGCCGGAGCGTGATCATCTATCTGTCGAGGTAG
- the rpe gene encoding ribulose-phosphate 3-epimerase, translating into MTIRIAPSILSADLAHLMDEVERVLAGGADQVHLDVMDGRFVPTLTFGAPVVQSLRRFTDVPLDCHLMVEDPENYIGPFADAGATFLTIHAEATRHLQRHLSEIRKRGMKAGVAINPATPLTAIEEVVDDIDLLLVMSVNPGFGGQRFWEPAVEKVARARTILDRVESGALLEVDGGVSRETVGRLSAAGADTFVAGNAIFTVPDAAAEVRELRHLAQSARSGKAMRV; encoded by the coding sequence GTGACGATTCGCATCGCGCCCAGCATCCTCAGCGCCGACCTCGCCCATCTCATGGACGAGGTGGAGCGCGTGCTCGCGGGCGGCGCGGACCAGGTCCACCTGGACGTGATGGACGGGCGGTTCGTGCCCACCCTCACCTTCGGCGCGCCGGTGGTTCAGTCGCTGCGCCGCTTCACCGACGTGCCGCTGGACTGCCATCTGATGGTGGAGGATCCGGAGAACTACATCGGGCCGTTCGCGGATGCCGGCGCCACCTTCCTCACCATCCACGCGGAAGCGACGCGGCACCTGCAGCGGCATCTTTCGGAGATCAGAAAGCGCGGAATGAAAGCCGGCGTGGCGATCAACCCTGCGACGCCGCTCACCGCGATCGAGGAGGTCGTGGACGATATCGACCTGCTGCTCGTCATGTCGGTGAACCCCGGCTTCGGCGGCCAGAGGTTCTGGGAGCCGGCGGTGGAAAAGGTGGCGCGCGCGCGTACCATACTCGACCGCGTGGAGAGCGGGGCGCTGCTCGAAGTGGACGGCGGCGTGTCGCGCGAGACGGTGGGCCGGCTCTCGGCGGCCGGGGCCGACACCTTCGTGGCGGGGAATGCGATATTCACGGTGCCGGACGCGGCGGCGGAAGTCCGCGAGCTGAGGCACCTGGCCCAATCGGCCCGATCCGGGAAGGCGATGCGGGTATGA